The Danio aesculapii chromosome 7, fDanAes4.1, whole genome shotgun sequence DNA window tctgtctgtctgtctgtctgtctgtctgtctgtctgtctatctatctatctatctatctatctatctatctatctatctatttacctacctacctacctacctgtctgtctgtctgtctgtctgtctgtctgtctatctatctgtctgtatgtcgttccgtctatctatctatctatctatctatctatctatctatctatctatctatctatctatctatctatctatctatctatctatctatctatctatctatctgtctgtctgtttgtctgtctatctatctgtctgtctgtctgtctgtctgtctgtctgtctgtttgtctgtctatctatctatctatctatctatctatctatctatctatctatctatctatctatctgtctgtctgtctgtatgtcattccgtctattcatctatccaaatatctatctatctatctatctatctatctatctatctatctatctatctatctatctatctatctatctatctatctatctatctatctatctatctatctatctatctatctatctatctatcgttccgtccattcatctatccaaatatcattctatctatctatctatctatctatctatctatctatctatctatctatctatctatctatctatctatctatctatctatctatctatctatctatctatcgttccgtccattcatctatccaaatatcattctatctatctatctatctatctatctatctatctatctatctatctatctatctatctatctatctatctatctatctatctatctatctatctatctgtctgtctgtctgtctgtctgtctgtctgtctatctaactgtctgtctgtctatctatctatctgtatgtctaactgtctatctgtttgtctgtctgtctttctatctatctgtctgtcgttccgtcaattcatctatctatctatctatctatctatctatctatctatctatctatctatctatctatctatctatctatctatctatctatctatctgtctgtctgtctgtctgtctgtctgtctgtctatctatctgtctatctatgccAACAGTGACTTAAAATAATGACAAGCCACTAGTATTAAATGTACCACAtgtcaaaatattaatatattttgttaCTGGTTCACATATTGATAAATTTTTTTAACTGAATGATTTTACCCTTTAAACAGGTTTCCAATGTCTCAGTTTAAAACCAGAGTGACAATAGAGAAAAGGGAGTCAGACAAGAAAACACTTCCCCAGCCTAGCTCTTCTTTAAAAGCCAGACgagaagaaagaaaagagaaagaagcTGGAAATCCCATCACATCCTCAGCTCTGAAGAGAAACAGAGAACAAAACTCAACTCCACCCACTTTTAGAAGACCTCCCCCTGTTGAGCCCCTTTTTGACCCAGAGCTCCGCCCATTTTTGCTTTCCACCCACTGCGATGCCCTCTTCACATCACTGCGAGGACTCAAGGCGGAGGGGCTTTTGTTGGATTGCAGTTTAAATCTCCTAGGCCATGCCCACAAGGCTCACAGATTAGTGCTCGCTGTTGTCAGTCAGACTGCGGAGGCATGGCTGTTTTCTGGAGAGGCGGGGCTTCAAGAGCTGGATGTGGATGGAGGAATGGTGACTCCTGCTGGACTGGAGGCTGTACTGGACTTCTGCTACACTGGAGAAATGAACAGAGGAGAAACTGAGGAACTGCTGGATGCCTGCAGGGGGTTGAGGGCTGAGAGACTGCTGAGATTGTGTGGAGGAGATTCAGTTTCATTCAGTtcaagagaagagagagagaggagtttGCAGCTCATCCGAGCACTGTGGGAGAGGAATGTTGGCTGTGATGTCATCATACAGACTGACAGCAGCGACCGTTTCCCTGGTAACTATAGCATCTCCTTTGTCTTTAATGTTTTGagaagaaaataagaaaataatccaagtttataaatatttttgtcaatGTGAAATTTAATGTGtgcacattaatatatatatatatgagcagtaTTACACGAATATCGGCACTGGTGAGAGGCATGCATTGGCTTGAGGCTGCACGTCGAGTGCCtaagtgatgatatacagccatatcgcccagctacaagtgtgatattgcatttttacaacagtttgacagcataattgtgtatataaaaaagaaaatcaaacacagagagtctcaaaatcccttttgtattaggaactactttcttccgccattcattcacgtctgcagctgacgtcagaacagcaggaactgttgctcattcaccaacgtcactgtagagctagtgtttgaatgattctctagcgtaatgtctaaagtgatgacaaaacagctgattttgctcacatcttAAAATTATAacactgaacggcatgaaatgccatcagtttacagaaatttcccagtatttctctgttgcaatcgggagatcacaataactaACCTTGAAATAGCCAGAGCATAGCAAACACTAGCAGTTTaagtggtataaatacagcaatacaaaatacaaaagagagagattgacttaaaatgtcatttacatGATTTATAATGAtgtgatcagctgtagtttaacaCTTACATTGAgaaacgctgagtttttctccctgtAAGGACTTATCATCAACcgtcaatttctttgctctgGTCAATGACTGGCTGATGGCGGACGATGCACTGAATCTCcgacattataaatatttaaaataggcactatccttataaatacactgcatagttgcaatctaagcCACTAGATTCGAAACTAAAACaagcctcaaaagtatattatgttgtacatcagcagcaatatttgttaaacagTAGAGTGCCCTGTCCTTgtcactgtatgtgggcggagtaatgaACAAGGATGAAGGGTTAAGAAGCTGTACTAGTGCTGTtgttgcagaatatcgcacagctatcagccaatcagattcaagaaccagacagaactgttgtatatatatatatcagccatgtcaatgtcaatgtcaatatatatatatatatatatatatatatatatatatatatatatatatatatatatatatatatatatatatatatacacacacacacatatctcggaattaatctagattggctcatttgaattctgccgaaggcattcagaatatgtgtacTACCCAAATGATAAGTCTTTGAGAActggtttctcaagccaggtgacgcattagaccaggggctcatctcctgtttccaaagtgcatcacaaactgcttgagaaactgttctactatgataattggtgatgaaaataaatgatgttcaataagatgtgcttgtgtttactaactgtttattcagctAAGCATGAACTTTGAACTGTagacctacataagctccaaacagcgatttttctTTACCTTTAtcctaaagtcataactgaactgaacagaaatggcattaagacatgtggagtatgcagatattagtgacattattgaagtaaacaccacaacttttcgccatattttctgtcaagatccacacacgcagctgtcagtaaaggaccgcacagacatacacaaacacacacacattgcaaaatgcagaagttttttctttACATTCGGCATGCGTtaataaattccataacactctcaccagtccttactccttatttgcgtctaataccccagtttgtcacggggcataaatgaaatgttcatgagtgaaagtgaaactgccgaactgcagttaaagtaagacatcctgctgatttgattcagaagggcactttgtttgtcagacggctccctggtcaggtatacatccgcgctaaactatcaaggtgaaagtcatcatagcttgcgtagaatagacccagctccaaaccaactttgagaatagattaacgcgatatttttttatagcgcgataagagtctcgcgttaacgcagcaagttaatgcagcacgttaatggcccagcactaatatatatatatatatatatatatatatatatatatatatatatatatatatatatatacatacactttatATATAACTTTTGAGATGGGTTTGACATGGTTCACTCACTAGCTTAAAAAGCAGCATCTACTcacttcttaaaaaaaaaatccactaatcactttaaaaacaacagatttactcacgttttaagtaaaatcaactaatcactgtaaaaacaacaggtttactcactttttaaagtcaaccaattgctttttacagtgtaaaagggTAACAAAAACCTCAACATTGGCAAAAATTTATGTTATCGCACTTAATCATCCATATTATACTTTTTGTTGCATATGCTATAAAAAATGCTAGGTTTCACACAAATCCTTCAGGTGGTCCAAacacaaaatgattaagttaaagtcaacatgaaccagaagttgtgactgttttttttcttattgatgCAGTGCCTAGAGAATATATTAAATGagaatattaaatgacaacacaGTGGGTGAGGCTTGTTTTTTTCCTACTGTgaactgattggatgtagtaaagtaggcatttcattcagaaagatctggaaaagggtttggggagagttattacaacctaacagactcttCCTCGTcaccgtttctgtttgttgtcatagcaatgtcaaaactgacagctggagggcgTAGTTAAGTGTGTTTGCCCCGCTCAATACATCAGACAGACTCAATCTAAgaatttaacaaaacaaacaggaagtgcatttaagaactgtgttgtttcaactcattttaggaagtagtttgaacaaggagCAAGTCTTTTTTTGTGAGTGTATTTCCCCATGGTTTCTCTCCTCCAGCTCATCGTGTCATATTAGCAGCCGGGGCGGACTACTTTCGTGCTCTGTTCTGCGGTGGGTTACGTGAGTCTGGAGCAGATGTGGTGTCACTGCACGGCGTTTCGTCCTGGATTCTGCGTGATCTGCTGGGTTTTATCTACTCCGGCCGGCTGAAACTGAGCAGCACAAACGTGTGGCATCTGACAGAAGCAGCGGCACAGTTTCAGCTGCAGGGGGCGATGGAGCTCTGCTTAAACTTTCTGCAGGACAACATGGATGAAAACTCTTGCCTGGACATTCTGGCTCTGGCTGAAGCCTACAGTCTGAAGGATCTGGCCAAACGGGCAGAGGATTATGTTTTAGCCCATTTTCAGAGGGTCTCTGAGGGGGAAAAGTTTAGGGATCTGCCCTGCACTCAGCTGAAGTGTTTTCTGGACAGAGATGCACTCAATGCAGACAGTGAGGTGAGTAAAAAAATAAGTccctaactggccactttattaagtacacctgtccagctgctcattaatgcaaatttctaatcagccaatctcatggcagcaactcaatgcatttaggcatgtagacatggtcaagacgatctgctgtagttcaaagcgagcatcagaatggggaagaaaggggatttaagtgactttgaatttggcatggttgttggtgccagacgggctggtctgagtatttcagaaacggctgatctactgggattttcaagcacaaccatctctagggtttacagagaatggtccgataaagaggaaatatccagtgagctgcagttctgtgggagcaaatgccttgttgatgccagaggtcagaggagaatggccagactggttccagctaatagagaggcaacagtaactcaaataagcactcgttacaaccgaggtctgcagaagagcatctctgaacacacaacatgtccaaccttgaggcggatgggctacagcagcagaagaccacaccgggtgccactcctgtcagctaagaacaggaaactgaggctacaattcacacaggctcaccaaaactggacgatagaagattggagaaacgttgcctggtctgatgagtctccatttctgctgccacattcagatgatagggtcagaatttggcctcaacaacatgaaagcatggatccatcctgccttgtatcaacggttcaggctggtggtggtggtgtaatggtgtgggggatatttttttgacacactttgggctcattagtaccagttgagcatcgtgtcaacgccacagcctacctgagtattgttgctgaccatgtccatccctttatgaccacactgtacctttcttctgatggctacttataGCAGGATatcgcaccatgtcataaagcgcgaatgatctcagactggtttcttgaacatgacaatgagttcactgtactcaaatggcctccacagtcaccagaactcaatccaataaagcacctttgggatgtggtgaaaccggagatttacatcatggatgtgcagccgacaaatctgcagcaactgcgtgatgctatcatgtcaatatagaccaaaatctttGGGGAATATTAactgtaccttgttgaatctttgccacaaaggattaaagcagttctgaaagcaaaagtgggtccaacctggtgctagtcaggtgtacctaataaattggctaGTGAGTACACACAATTACAATTGCTCATTTCGGGAAGAACACCTGCTAATGTACTAAGCATGTCAAAGTTCCTTATGTAGTGACTGAATGTTTGCAGATAGATGTTTTCAGAGCTGTGGTGAACTGGGTCCAGGAGGATAAACAGCACAGACTGTCTGATCTCCCAGGATTGATGCAGAGCGTTCGCTTTCCTCTCATGAGGCCTGAGGAGCTGCGGGAGGTACAACACTTCTGCAtggacaaacacacactgttCATGTCTTCACACCTATGAAAATCTCCTGTTCAGGTGCAGGAGTGTAAGCTGATGCTCAGGTGTGCAGAAGGAAAAACAGCTCTGGATGTTGTGAAGAATCTCCTGCGTGATGATCGGAGATTGTTGGACTGCAAGCCACGCACACCAAATCAGGTAAATCACTGATAGATGGGCTTCATTAAAGGCggtctattatgcaaaaatcacttttataaggggtttaaacacagttgtgtggcagcagtgtgtgaatataaccagcttttaatgataaaaagttttaaattctaCTTTTGATAGTCAGACTTGAAaataacagtctgcagaaacactttgatttccATTCTccatttgtatgatgtcatcagacgGGGAAAACCCCATCCAACAgggacaatctctccctcattagcataggacattagtcttgattttgaatctgccactatgctgactcacaggcatttgtagctccgccctcttttgaaaagagcgcaatctcatttgaatttaaagtgacagtcaccaaaataacacattttggataaaaacctgaaagggtcagtttcagagagtcaAGCTTTATTTCCGCTGTACATGACAAATGACCAAGCGACAGATCCGAATTGAGCTGTGGATCCgctaaaatatttgaactcctgcgactagaccgtatgcgactgGCTGACCGTAtgtgatgtatttcagtgttgtccaagcaggtccatgtgtgcgagatgagaaatagaatttttttcgttatttttttagttagaaaaaagtctttgttaaaaaaaatacatttctattcataaatgagtaataaaacatattattttttatgttgtctccacattccctccaattgtctatgagtttctagtattcattcattcaaccatggtgaacccacggagaataaaggctctggcttttgcactcctttatttctgaCACCACGAGATTAGCTCTCCtatggtgcacgacaaaactgaaaattgtttGCGACTGCCACAAGGTGGCGTATTTCGACAGTtgtgtccaaatgtcgtgtgcagtggaaaggcggctttagaaaacattatttgtgaggtattttgggctgaaacttcacacacacacacacactctctagggacattagaaacttattttacatattgtaaaaaggAACATAATAGGTCACATTTAAaagggtcatgaactgagaaGCCAAAATTAAATTGATCTTTTGGCATAGAAGAGTTCACAATACTCTGCTAaaacaaatctgtaaaatttacagtgaaAAATCGACAGCTGTGTTTGCTAGAACATCAcagttttaaatagtttaaatctaaatattgcaataaacatgatttatcaacattagatttaacataaaacccTGATGTACATCAATGAtgagaaaaaaactcaaaagaaccacagtaatgtcaacaaaaaggcataataatgtattcaagagttcacacttagctgatgattgattataaagcttgtttggcatgctgtcccgagagagagccctgagctcataagatcctcgagcccggggctcccttctGTTTGcatggcgagaggggagtttgagctcaggaagATCTGGAGAACTcgcctgctgtagtagctaatgaacagttaGAGATTGcttttaagagataactacttactaggagcacgtctatggtgctgattaggattaatcaattaacttaagttgcatgtttttggatggtgggaagaAACCAGGGAACCTagtggaaacccacgtgagcacgaggagaacgtgtaaactccgcacagaaacgtcaactggcttggtaaggactagaatcagtgacgttcttgctgtgaggcaacagtgctaaccactgatccacccatctaggaaaggaggaggagtaggggtggaaggggagattcttcaaaacgaagatggcggttttatggaacttagggtatttttagtggcttaggaatcgtctgattggtgaatcataaattgaataatgtgggaccggctgcaagcaattaTAAGCacttgatcctctcgaaattaatttataaataaacttcatgtgTCATGCAGAAAGTTCTGGGGAAAGTCAATTTCCGGTtgttaatcattattaattaCCAAACAAACGTCCTGTATATTTCAGAACCCCCAACAAGAGTTCGCTAAAGATTTTTTATAGGTCGCTACTTATTTGTCCTTCTGTTTAATCTGCGCCAGGTTCTGGTGATTGTCGGTGGAGATTGTGTGAATGAGGATTTCGAGCGTCGAGAGCCAAACCTGTGCCTGTGGTTTGCCTGTCGGTTTGTGCGTGGAGAAGGCCTCAAGCGCTCCATCGAGTGGAAACCTTTGGCCCACCTTCCTGAACCACCACGTTTCCGCCACTGCGCATGCGTCCTCAACAACACACTCTACATCCTTGGGGGACGCAAATACTACGGTGCCCTGGACATACTTAAGAGCGCTCTGAGGTGAGAGTGAAGGCTATCGAGACACAAAATCCACTCATATAAGTATGAATGTGAAAATTGCAGTGCTCAGAATAGCTGCCGTAGCAAAGTAATgccttgtttccactgactggtacagattggtacagtacggttcggtatggGTAacatttatcaggcttgtgtctccactgccaatgGTGCTCTCTTGGTAAGCGTGGTCTTCAACAGAAAGTTGCACTTGACATCGTTCTCACTCAAAGTTCTTCTTactaaacagatgctttatacacataaatacttgtgtataaatgatcattactaacctttctatcaaCAGTATTcgattatagctgcagatcaatgatgaagtaaaatagcctactgtaacgtctgtgatttatgtaaaataaaatatttataaccaCATACAGCCttacacaaataaacatatacagtcagtacaaacctctcagcTTTATTcctcaccagcacatgtaacgttAACATCTTGTTAGAAAGAAATTTTTAAGTTATTATGTGATTGTGATTAATTGTGGGACCTTCTTGAAAATGAGATGGTATATCTCAAGGGGTTTATCCCTATGAATGAATATCAGTTCcttcattctgagttcataat harbors:
- the LOC130232590 gene encoding kelch-like protein 33 translates to MSQFKTRVTIEKRESDKKTLPQPSSSLKARREERKEKEAGNPITSSALKRNREQNSTPPTFRRPPPVEPLFDPELRPFLLSTHCDALFTSLRGLKAEGLLLDCSLNLLGHAHKAHRLVLAVVSQTAEAWLFSGEAGLQELDVDGGMVTPAGLEAVLDFCYTGEMNRGETEELLDACRGLRAERLLRLCGGDSVSFSSREERERSLQLIRALWERNVGCDVIIQTDSSDRFPAHRVILAAGADYFRALFCGGLRESGADVVSLHGVSSWILRDLLGFIYSGRLKLSSTNVWHLTEAAAQFQLQGAMELCLNFLQDNMDENSCLDILALAEAYSLKDLAKRAEDYVLAHFQRVSEGEKFRDLPCTQLKCFLDRDALNADSEVNVFRAVVNWVQEDKQHRLSDLPGLMQSVRFPLMRPEELREVQECKLMLRCAEGKTALDVVKNLLRDDRRLLDCKPRTPNQVLVIVGGDCVNEDFERREPNLCLWFACRFVRGEGLKRSIEWKPLAHLPEPPRFRHCACVLNNTLYILGGRKYYGALDILKSALRFDPAQGRWERLPDMSRARDYFAAVCHRGKVFVLGGNCDDVNCLDTVECYTPEENTWRLTHPLDVPLCGHAAAVLNGEIFVSGGYDSHLRCYPCLWLYDPVHGCSKLAPMTEGVGRAGHVMLVSGHRLVVAGGLQPMWAGFRDQLQCESYDPVHDSWMSFPLLPRPHLSPAAATLDGHLYVLGGSSADSARDTAWVHRYDPQAKCWDKLGAMPRPYTDLAACALQLPVSLKT